From the Terriglobia bacterium genome, the window GGACACGAACATGTCCTTGCGGAGGCTGCTCTCGGCTTCCTCCCGGCGGCTCATCAGCTCGGAATAGAGCCGCGCGTTGGTGTCGAGGGCCTGGCGGCGGTTGAGCGCGTCGGAACCCATGAAACCCACGCCGGCCACCGCGACCCCGATGAGGAGCCCGCCCAGCGGCTGGACGACGATCGCCACCTTGTCCCAGAAATCCTTGGGTCCCGCGGTCATGCGAGCGTCCCGGGCGACCTACTTGCGTCGCGCTGCGAGCTTCCCGTCCTTCGTCTCGAGAACGAGGTCGTACTGGACCGGGTCCGCGTACGAAGCGATCTCGAGGCTCGCGGCCTGCTGCTTGTACTTCACGGTCAGCGTGCACTTACCGGCTTCGGCGAGGACCAGATGGTACGAGCCGGTCTTGTCCGTCTTCGCGGCG encodes:
- a CDS encoding carboxypeptidase-like regulatory domain-containing protein is translated as MKKLALLLAVVFAASSVALAGEIYGKILDGTASVGEGATVEAKCGAKAYPAAKTDKTGSYHLVLAEAGKCTLTVKYKQQAASLEIASYADPVQYDLVLETKDGKLAARRK